One stretch of Bacteroidales bacterium DNA includes these proteins:
- a CDS encoding DUF4252 domain-containing protein, protein MLNKTRYIVVLSISISLIACEKVKVKTRTSSDIYKSYCINHNANYFNVPPGIVSIFLDDSKKGNSELKDLLVDVKELSFLIINKNSNNNPEYQCLDKLNTQLDSLKFYDLAQINNGKEIIRVKVEKEKNHFDELVVLVSNNNAIYCISFMGRIQPKKVVNLVKPENVIAITNLDRFQQ, encoded by the coding sequence ATGCTTAATAAAACTAGGTATATTGTTGTTTTATCTATATCTATTAGTCTAATAGCCTGCGAAAAGGTGAAAGTAAAGACTAGGACATCTTCTGATATATATAAAAGTTATTGTATTAATCACAATGCAAATTATTTTAATGTTCCTCCAGGTATAGTATCAATATTCCTAGATGACTCTAAAAAAGGAAATTCCGAACTTAAAGATCTTCTTGTTGACGTAAAAGAATTATCATTTCTTATCATCAATAAAAATAGCAACAATAATCCTGAATATCAGTGTTTAGATAAGTTAAATACACAACTTGACAGCCTAAAATTCTATGATCTTGCTCAAATAAATAATGGAAAAGAAATAATTAGGGTAAAAGTTGAAAAAGAAAAAAACCACTTTGACGAACTAGTAGTGTTAGTATCTAATAATAATGCAATATACTGTATCAGTTTTATGGGTCGAATTCAACCTAAAAAGGTTGTGAATTTAGTTAAACCTGAAAATGTAATTGCAATAACAAATCTTGATAGATTTCAACAATAA
- a CDS encoding DUF4252 domain-containing protein: protein MKKYLIIAITCFTITSVGLSENSLKTYKAKPVFSKLLENEGLESYRIPTFLVRYVLSFSDTREIIPLLQGTHSIKFAASNNGDKDNKLIYNRICNNLDLSTYQNLISVVDSKSKITIKALFDNEYIREVVIIIYDEDTLVAISMTGKINPKNIVESINKLNKPKPDNI from the coding sequence ATGAAAAAGTATCTCATTATAGCAATAACTTGCTTTACAATAACATCCGTTGGTTTAAGCGAAAACTCTCTTAAAACTTATAAAGCAAAACCTGTTTTTTCAAAACTCTTAGAGAACGAAGGTCTTGAATCTTACAGAATACCAACATTTCTAGTTAGATATGTATTAAGTTTTAGCGATACAAGGGAAATAATTCCGCTTTTACAAGGAACTCATTCCATAAAATTTGCTGCTAGTAATAATGGTGATAAAGATAATAAGTTGATATATAATAGAATATGTAATAATTTAGATTTATCTACTTACCAAAATCTAATTAGTGTTGTTGATTCAAAATCAAAAATCACCATTAAAGCATTGTTTGATAACGAGTATATTCGAGAGGTTGTAATAATAATATATGATGAAGATACTCTAGTAGCAATATCAATGACAGGGAAAATAAATCCTAAAAATATTGTTGAATCAATAAACAAACTTAATAAACCAAAACCTGATAATATTTAG
- a CDS encoding DUF1987 domain-containing protein, whose translation MEVISIKGTQETPEVLLDSSKGIFDISGKSLPEDVKEFYNPLLRWFDEYAKNPNNQTVLKIKMDYFNTASSKMILELFEVVKKVHSSGKETVIEWYYQADDEDMQDAGQDYSDLIEMPFKLISYQSIK comes from the coding sequence ATGGAAGTAATTAGTATTAAGGGAACACAGGAGACACCTGAGGTACTGCTTGATAGTAGTAAAGGTATTTTTGATATATCTGGTAAATCGCTACCTGAGGACGTAAAGGAATTCTATAATCCACTTTTGAGATGGTTTGATGAATATGCAAAAAACCCTAATAATCAAACTGTTCTTAAGATCAAGATGGATTATTTCAATACTGCATCTTCAAAAATGATACTAGAACTTTTTGAAGTAGTGAAAAAAGTTCATTCTAGCGGAAAAGAAACAGTTATTGAGTGGTATTATCAAGCGGATGATGAGGATATGCAGGATGCTGGTCAGGATTATTCAGACTTAATCGAAATGCCATTTAAACTCATTAGCTATCAATCTATTAAATAG
- a CDS encoding DUF4252 domain-containing protein: MKRICVLMFFAMSLIVANGQNSAVDKLFDKYSGKEGYTSILISKYMFSMFSDVNPENKEFNDLVSKLTSIKILVSDSSSNNVGINFYNEIMKELPAKDYKELMVVKDKDQDIKFLVKDINGVIVELLLVVGGKSDNVLICIQGENINLKNIAKLSKSMKINGLENLEKIK; this comes from the coding sequence ATGAAAAGGATTTGCGTTTTAATGTTCTTTGCAATGTCACTTATCGTAGCCAACGGTCAGAACTCTGCGGTTGATAAACTTTTCGATAAGTATTCTGGCAAAGAGGGGTATACATCAATTTTAATTTCAAAATACATGTTTAGCATGTTTTCTGATGTTAACCCTGAAAACAAAGAGTTTAATGACTTGGTAAGTAAACTCACTAGTATTAAAATTCTTGTAAGCGATAGTAGTTCTAATAATGTTGGGATAAATTTTTATAATGAAATAATGAAAGAACTTCCAGCAAAAGATTATAAAGAGTTAATGGTTGTAAAGGATAAAGATCAGGATATAAAGTTTTTAGTAAAGGATATAAATGGGGTAATTGTTGAGTTGCTTCTGGTTGTTGGCGGAAAATCCGATAATGTTTTAATTTGTATTCAAGGCGAAAATATAAACCTTAAGAATATTGCAAAACTTTCTAAATCAATGAAAATAAATGGACTAGAGAATCTAGAGAAAATTAAGTAA
- a CDS encoding DUF1987 domain-containing protein, which yields MNNLFVDATSITPRVEFSKHENIFRIEGKSLPEDVKNFYLPLIQWFDQYKLDPNPTTNLFIDLEYFNTSSSKMILIILNKIRDIQKNGYQVLVIWSYPPHDVEIEESGEEFAELLNIPFQFISKS from the coding sequence ATGAATAATTTATTTGTTGACGCAACAAGTATAACTCCTCGTGTTGAGTTCAGCAAGCATGAAAATATCTTTAGAATCGAGGGAAAATCACTCCCAGAAGACGTGAAAAATTTCTACCTCCCTCTTATTCAATGGTTTGATCAATACAAGTTGGATCCAAATCCAACAACAAATCTTTTTATTGATTTAGAGTACTTCAATACCTCTTCATCAAAGATGATACTCATTATACTGAATAAAATACGTGATATTCAAAAAAACGGATATCAAGTGCTTGTTATTTGGTCATACCCTCCACATGATGTTGAAATAGAAGAATCTGGAGAGGAGTTTGCAGAGTTACTTAATATTCCGTTTCAATTTATTTCAAAAAGTTAA
- a CDS encoding RNA polymerase sigma factor — translation MNEQEFSQKVMVYSGKFYRYSYKILGNKEDAHDTVQDLYVKLWTIRKNLNSISNIEAFATTIVRNLCIDRLKKIKSTVLDSGCLVKLSLVTESNNNEDDVEEVDVKIDLVRRVLKKLPEMQQKIFLMRDFEEKEYDTISNELGISEENLRVMLSRARKKIRELIETSR, via the coding sequence ATGAACGAGCAAGAATTTAGCCAAAAGGTTATGGTTTATAGCGGTAAATTTTACAGATACAGCTATAAGATACTCGGCAATAAGGAGGATGCTCACGATACGGTTCAAGATTTGTATGTAAAGTTATGGACGATTAGAAAAAATTTGAATAGCATTAGTAATATTGAGGCTTTTGCAACAACAATAGTTAGAAATCTTTGCATTGATCGTCTAAAGAAAATAAAAAGTACGGTTTTAGATTCGGGTTGTCTTGTAAAATTATCTTTAGTTACCGAAAGCAACAATAATGAAGATGATGTAGAAGAAGTAGATGTTAAAATTGATTTGGTAAGGAGGGTTCTTAAAAAACTTCCCGAAATGCAACAAAAGATTTTTTTAATGAGAGATTTTGAAGAAAAAGAATATGATACCATTTCCAATGAATTAGGCATATCCGAAGAAAATTTAAGGGTTATGCTTTCAAGAGCAAGAAAAAAAATTCGTGAGTTGATAGAAACTTCCAGATAA
- a CDS encoding dimethyl sulfoxide reductase anchor subunit: MSTEGFIFDYAKCVGCHACMVACYVENKIEPSIAWRQVNTINSKRIPLAGFLNLSLACNHCVEAPCLKACPAKAYIKDEHTGAIIHQPEKCIGCRYCTWACPFDAPKYNENHGIVEKCNLCNHLVSKGLKPSCAKQCPTGALSFSSLDKIQNSYPVGIPATNYQPRIKTLRSEIIEAIPQLDISITGFEKIEYESQKITSSAKIQAKNEWPLVFFTLIFAFLSGWIYAFDLEGSIVLKSIFVATGVLGILLSTFHLGKPFRAWHSITNLRTSWLSREILFCVLFFFSSILYLFLFHSKFMLVTTSVLNLLLLISIEMVYSVPKKNYTTPLHSSNTILTALMFALLYNGLLKLLVALIVIKALLYIVRKGTQPILTLSIILVFIRVFGLILSIGIISLTNDNSLLLLFSLITSEVIDRYEFYNDIYVDTPLKILEKLDNDAVMKWLNKD, encoded by the coding sequence ATGTCAACTGAAGGATTTATTTTCGATTATGCTAAATGTGTCGGTTGTCACGCCTGCATGGTGGCATGTTATGTCGAAAATAAAATAGAACCTTCAATTGCTTGGCGTCAAGTTAATACCATCAATTCTAAAAGAATACCTTTAGCAGGGTTTCTTAACCTCTCATTAGCTTGTAACCACTGCGTTGAAGCACCTTGCCTAAAAGCCTGTCCTGCTAAAGCATATATAAAAGATGAACATACAGGTGCAATAATTCACCAACCTGAAAAATGCATTGGCTGTAGATATTGTACTTGGGCTTGCCCATTTGATGCACCTAAATATAATGAGAATCATGGAATTGTTGAAAAGTGCAATTTATGCAATCATCTTGTTAGTAAAGGGTTAAAACCTTCTTGTGCAAAACAATGTCCAACAGGAGCATTATCATTTAGCTCATTAGATAAAATTCAAAACTCATATCCTGTAGGGATTCCTGCTACTAATTATCAGCCTAGAATAAAGACTTTAAGATCCGAAATTATAGAAGCAATTCCACAGTTGGATATTAGCATCACTGGATTTGAAAAAATTGAGTATGAAAGCCAAAAGATAACATCAAGTGCAAAAATCCAAGCTAAAAATGAATGGCCTTTGGTATTCTTCACCCTCATATTTGCTTTCCTTTCGGGTTGGATATATGCCTTTGATTTAGAAGGTAGTATAGTATTGAAAAGTATATTCGTAGCCACAGGAGTTTTGGGCATTTTACTCAGCACATTTCACCTCGGAAAACCCTTCAGAGCATGGCATTCAATTACTAATTTAAGAACAAGCTGGCTAAGTCGTGAAATACTTTTTTGTGTACTCTTCTTTTTTTCGTCTATTCTTTACCTGTTTCTATTTCATTCTAAGTTTATGCTAGTGACCACATCGGTACTAAACTTATTGCTGCTGATATCGATTGAAATGGTATATTCAGTCCCTAAAAAAAATTATACAACTCCATTACACAGTTCTAATACAATTTTAACTGCTTTAATGTTTGCATTATTATATAATGGCTTGTTGAAGCTACTTGTAGCATTAATTGTAATAAAAGCCTTGCTTTATATCGTTCGCAAAGGGACACAACCTATCCTTACTTTATCGATTATATTAGTATTTATCCGGGTATTCGGGCTGATATTATCAATAGGAATTATTAGTTTGACTAATGATAATTCCCTTCTTCTACTTTTTTCTTTAATTACTAGTGAAGTAATAGATAGGTATGAATTCTATAATGATATTTACGTAGATACCCCCTTAAAAATTCTTGAAAAATTAGATAATGATGCCGTAATGAAATGGCTCAATAAAGATTAA
- a CDS encoding DUF1987 domain-containing protein, whose product MEKLLIAETKDSPFVQFDTKTNIFSISGVCHPENVTKFYDPIIDWIERYKEEIKETKLTKPIQLSIFFKYINSASYKYLLTFLQLVEGFTHIGVPVEVIWYYEPEDIDMKEAGIELFDFSGVKLPYICKVKTD is encoded by the coding sequence ATGGAAAAATTATTAATTGCTGAAACTAAGGATTCTCCTTTTGTACAATTCGACACTAAAACCAATATTTTTAGTATTTCAGGTGTATGCCATCCTGAAAATGTTACTAAATTTTATGACCCAATTATTGACTGGATTGAAAGGTATAAAGAAGAAATTAAGGAAACGAAATTAACAAAGCCTATTCAACTATCAATTTTTTTTAAATATATAAACTCTGCTTCATATAAATACTTACTTACATTTCTCCAACTCGTTGAAGGATTTACTCATATTGGAGTACCTGTAGAAGTAATCTGGTACTACGAACCCGAAGATATTGATATGAAAGAAGCTGGGATTGAACTTTTCGATTTTTCTGGCGTTAAATTACCTTATATATGCAAGGTTAAAACTGATTAG
- the cls gene encoding cardiolipin synthase produces MVFLSIWKNISAADISLILIIIYAITVFSTAIMVVREKRDPVKTTSWVLILILLPIAGLIFYIFFGQYHRKEKIFNRKGLRDLEQLESLSHLQIVKLHKENFNRSSKIIDNLNIITLLLNNSKSLLTEFNEVEIFQDGNGAFNSIIDVLNSAKSTIHIEFYIVSDDKIGNRIKDILIEKAKLGIEVRLVFDDVGSWSLPKRYIRSMREAGVSVYPFMEVKFPLLTSKANYRNHRKIIIVDGKIGFVGGMNIADRYIEGSKELGPWRDTMIKLIGEAVHSLQAIFLVDWYFVSNQIINDREKYFPEQNVSSHHPIQITACGPDSDWASIMQTFFLAITKAKRHIYIASPYFVPNESILTALKTASLSGVDVRIMLPGKSDSTVVYWSSLSYVSELLDAGIKVYLYQNGFNHSKILMIDSSFASVGSANMDIRSFEDNFEIAAIIYDEQITGLLEKSFLNDLSRSKMVISEEWNLRSHKYNLKESIARLFSPLF; encoded by the coding sequence ATGGTATTTCTTTCAATTTGGAAAAATATTTCTGCTGCGGATATTTCGTTGATTCTCATAATAATATATGCTATAACTGTTTTTTCTACTGCTATTATGGTTGTTAGAGAAAAACGCGATCCGGTTAAAACAACCTCATGGGTTCTCATTCTTATTTTATTACCTATAGCAGGGTTAATCTTTTATATTTTTTTCGGACAGTATCATCGTAAGGAGAAGATTTTCAATAGAAAAGGACTAAGAGATTTAGAGCAACTTGAGAGTTTAAGCCATCTTCAAATTGTAAAACTGCACAAAGAGAATTTCAATCGAAGTTCTAAAATTATTGACAATCTTAACATTATTACATTACTACTAAATAATAGCAAATCACTATTAACAGAATTCAACGAAGTTGAGATTTTTCAGGACGGAAATGGAGCATTTAATTCAATTATTGATGTACTTAATTCTGCTAAAAGTACAATTCATATTGAGTTTTATATAGTTAGCGATGATAAAATTGGAAATAGGATTAAAGATATTCTTATTGAGAAAGCAAAATTAGGGATTGAGGTTAGGTTAGTATTTGATGATGTGGGAAGTTGGAGTTTACCAAAAAGATATATTAGGTCTATGCGGGAAGCAGGGGTTTCTGTATACCCATTTATGGAGGTAAAATTCCCCTTATTAACTAGTAAGGCTAACTATAGAAATCATCGAAAAATAATTATTGTTGATGGCAAGATTGGTTTTGTTGGTGGAATGAATATTGCCGACAGATATATAGAAGGAAGTAAAGAATTGGGACCTTGGCGAGATACAATGATTAAACTTATAGGAGAGGCTGTTCACTCATTACAAGCTATTTTCCTTGTTGACTGGTATTTTGTTAGTAATCAGATAATTAATGATCGTGAAAAATATTTCCCTGAACAAAATGTTAGTTCGCATCACCCTATACAGATTACTGCATGTGGTCCCGACTCTGATTGGGCTAGCATTATGCAGACCTTTTTTTTAGCTATTACTAAAGCAAAACGTCATATTTATATTGCCTCACCATATTTTGTTCCAAATGAAAGCATTCTTACTGCTCTGAAAACTGCATCGCTAAGTGGTGTGGATGTAAGAATAATGCTTCCAGGCAAATCTGATTCTACTGTCGTATACTGGAGTTCTCTATCATATGTATCTGAACTTTTAGATGCTGGCATAAAAGTTTATCTTTATCAGAATGGTTTTAACCATTCAAAAATTCTGATGATAGATAGTTCATTTGCTTCTGTTGGATCTGCCAATATGGATATAAGAAGTTTTGAAGATAACTTTGAAATTGCTGCCATAATTTACGATGAACAAATAACTGGTCTTTTAGAAAAATCTTTCTTAAATGATCTTTCAAGAAGCAAAATGGTTATTTCAGAGGAATGGAACTTACGTTCACATAAATACAACCTTAAAGAATCTATTGCTAGGCTATTTAGCCCTCTATTTTAA
- a CDS encoding DUF4252 domain-containing protein, whose protein sequence is MKRIIIILSFSMLPILAGAQDFIDDLFRKYSGNDGFTSIVINKDLLDFAFIINNDKDIDKLKGKISDLRILISDEHQQGNNSTFKDEIKNSITKNNYQCLIEILDGKNKVNFYVKKDNDKIIHLILIASENNEEVLLSLKGQFTMKELIEMGKDSNHQGSFHHLSYLTHLDE, encoded by the coding sequence ATGAAACGAATTATTATTATTCTATCTTTTTCAATGCTTCCCATTTTGGCTGGAGCACAGGATTTTATTGACGATTTATTTCGTAAATATTCTGGAAATGACGGTTTTACGAGTATCGTAATAAACAAAGACCTACTAGATTTTGCATTTATAATCAATAATGATAAGGATATTGATAAGTTGAAAGGGAAAATATCAGATCTGAGGATTCTTATTTCCGATGAACATCAACAAGGAAATAACTCAACTTTTAAAGATGAGATTAAGAATAGCATTACTAAAAACAACTATCAGTGCTTGATTGAAATTTTAGATGGTAAGAATAAGGTCAATTTTTATGTTAAAAAGGATAACGATAAAATAATACACCTTATTCTTATTGCATCAGAAAATAACGAAGAAGTTCTGCTCTCATTAAAAGGTCAATTTACTATGAAGGAATTGATTGAGATGGGAAAAGATTCGAATCATCAGGGAAGTTTTCATCATCTCTCATACTTAACACATCTTGATGAATAA